The Fundidesulfovibrio magnetotacticus genome contains the following window.
TTGAGGAACAGCTCGCCCAGATAGGGCCCCAGCACCGAGTAGGGCACGTCCAGCTTCTTGGGCCGGTTGGACTTGTCCGTGGGATGCTCCACGAAGAGGGCCTTGTGTCCCATCTCCATGGTTTCCTGCTCCTCGCTGGAATTGGCGGGGTGGACCTTGGGCCCCTGCAGGGGGTGGCGCAGGAAGAGGTACTGGTAGATGAGCGTGGCCAGGGCGTGAAGGTCCGTACGGATGGAGGGCGTCTTGCGGCCGGGATCGTCCAGGGGCAGGCAGCAGGTGCCGATGACCTCGGGGGCCATATAGTTGCGAGTGCCCAGCACGTCGGGCGGGTAGATGCCCGGGACGACGAGGGAATCAATGTCGATGACCGTGCAGCTTCCGTTGATGGGGTCGATGAGCACGTTCTTGGGAGAGAGGTCCGAGTGGGCAAGGCCAGCCGCGTGCATGCGCCGGATGGCTCGGGTCAGGCGGATGCAGATGCGGAAGTAGTTGATCCAGGTGCCCAGCTCCTGTTTGGGGAGCAGGGGTCTGGTCTTGCGGCCGAAGAACCATGTGCCTTCCTTTTCCTTGCCCTGGAAGGGACCGGACTGGAAGAAGTAATTCCGCGGGTATACCGGCGCCACAACGCCGAGTCTCGGGGACTTGACGATGCCGCTCACCCAGCAGAAGTAGTCCTGCCAGTAGTTCCCGTGCGAGCCCTTCAGGGGATTGAAGCGCCCCAGCACGGACTCCAGGCGCGCCAGGCGATGGTTGTCCTGGGAACTCTTGAAGAAACAGACCACCGAGGAGCGGTCCTTGGTGAAGTAGACATCCTTCATGGCCCCTTCGCCGATCAGGTTCGTCTCGTATTCGACCACCTGTCCGTCGAGCAGAATCGCTTTCTCACTCATGACCTACATCTCCTCGTAAAGGACGATCATTGTCCTGTCGTCGAAGGAGCCCCTGACGACGTACGAATCAATCCACAGCAACAGTTGTTCTTCCGGCGGCAGGCTTTCCGCTCCCTGGATCATGGGCTCGCCTCTGGCGATTTCGTGCAGGAGCGCGGGGCTCGCGAGGAAGGCTTCGGGTTCGATACCGGCCGCGCGGGCCATGGTGCGCACGGAGCGCACCAGCACATGCTCGGATTTGCCCTCTCCCGAGAGGCGCAACTGGGTCATGGTTTTGGGGTCCAACGCCAGGTCTTCGGGGGTCTTGCCCTGTTTCTTGAGGGCCTCCTCCAGCCCCTGCGTCCCGGCGGGAGGCAAGGGCAGCACACGGTTGAGGCACAAATCGGCGTAGAGGAGCTTCATGCCCGGGTCTTCCGGGAAGTAGTCGTCGGAGACGCCATCGGTCATGAGCATGAGCGTCCTGAGAGCGCCCACGAAAAGGTGGGTGTTGGCGCGCAGGCTTGCGTCCTCCAGCTTGCGGGGCGATGTGAGGAATTCCGTTTCGCCCGAGAAGGCCCCGCTGTCGGGCTTGGCCAGCACGCGC
Protein-coding sequences here:
- a CDS encoding serine/threonine-protein kinase, encoding MSEKAILLDGQVVEYETNLIGEGAMKDVYFTKDRSSVVCFFKSSQDNHRLARLESVLGRFNPLKGSHGNYWQDYFCWVSGIVKSPRLGVVAPVYPRNYFFQSGPFQGKEKEGTWFFGRKTRPLLPKQELGTWINYFRICIRLTRAIRRMHAAGLAHSDLSPKNVLIDPINGSCTVIDIDSLVVPGIYPPDVLGTRNYMAPEVIGTCCLPLDDPGRKTPSIRTDLHALATLIYQYLFLRHPLQGPKVHPANSSEEQETMEMGHKALFVEHPTDKSNRPKKLDVPYSVLGPYLGELFL